CGCGCACCTTGTAGTCGACCGGGTTGACCGAGATGGCTTCGACCTTCACCAGCAGATCGCGGCCGGTGGCTTCGGGTTTGGGGATATCGACATCGACCAGGGCTTCGGCGTGATCGATCGGCAGGTAACGGTAGAGTCCGACAGCTTTCATGAATGTGCTCCTGTGCGTTTTTCAGGTGATCCGGATGAAGGAGAGGATCGGCGGCGACGGCTGGTAACGTCCGTCGATCCCACTGGCGTCATCCTATGACGGTTCTTATTCGCGTAAAACCGTCATAATGGCTGAAACATCTTTTTGAATTTCAGAATAATGGCGCGCTCCCGATCCGCTGCTTCGACCCATTCGTCCCCCGACGCTCCGCGCGCCGCTTCCCGGGAGCGTGAGCGTGGGCGGGACCGGGAACGGCTCGATCTGCTCGACGTCGCGCTGTTCGTGCGCGCCGCACTGCTCGCGAACGTGTCGGCGGCCGGCCGCGAATTCGGGCTCTCGGCGGCGGTGGCCAGTTCGCGTATCGCGCAACTGGAAAAACTGCTCGGCGCCCGCCTGCTGCACCGGACCACCCGCCGCATCAGCCTCACGCAGGACGGTGAAGTCTTCATGACGCGCGCCGAGACGCTGCTCGACGCCGCCGACGCGGCCCGCGCGGCGGTGGGCTGCGGGCAGGCGGCGCCGCAAGGCCGCTTGCGGGTGTCGATGCCGTCGTCGTTCGGCCGACAGCACGTGTCGCCGGTCATCAGCGAGTTTCTGCGGCGCCATCCCGGCGTCAGCGTCGACCTGCGGTTGACCGATCAACTGGTCGATCTGGTCGATGCGGGCATCGACGTGGCGATCCGGGTCGGCGTGCTGAAAGACTCGTCGCTGGTCGCGCGGCGGCTCGCGGTGAATCGCCGCGTGCTGTGCGCGTCGCCGGCCTATCTGGCGGAACGCGGCACGCCGCGCCATCCGTCGGAGCTGACGGAGCATGAATGCATCATCCTGTCGGATCAGCGCGACTGGGGGTTCGTCACCCCCACCGGGCCCATCGACGTGCGCGTGCGCGGCCGGCTCGTCACCGATAACGGCGAAGTGATCCGCGATGCATTGCTCGACGGTTTCGGCATCGCGCTCAAATCGACGTGGGACGTCGCGCCGTATCTGCGCAGCGGCGCGCTGGTCAGCGTGCTCGATTCGTATCCGCTCGCCGAAACCGTCGCGATCTGGGCGGTGTATCCGAGCCGCGCGTTCGTGCCGCCGAAGACGCTCGCATTCATCGACTTTCTCGCCGCGCATTTCGGCGATCCGCCGTATTGGGATGAGGTGGAGTGAGGCGCGGCCTCATGCGCGCTGTCTCTCGCGCTGTCTCTCGCGTTGCCTCACGCATTTCATCACGCATTTCATCACGCGTCGCCTCACGCTTTTGCTCACGCCTTGCCGCCGCCCCCGCCGTCTTTGTCGTCGGAGTTGACGTCCGTGTGCGCGTCGTTCTGGGTTTTCTGCTGATACTCGTCGCCGCCGCGGCGGTCGGTGTCCTTCAGGCCGCGCTCGAGGTCGCGATGCGCCTGCTTGCCGACGTGGCGCGGGCCACCTTCGTGCTGCGACTCCGGGCTCTGATCGGCTTCATGCGGCAACGGCGCGGACGCCTCCTGCATCGGACGGGCATGCTTGCCGGCGTGCGGATCGGGCTGCTTGCCGTCGTCCGGTGCGTCGTCCGATGCGCCGTCCGACGATTGGGTTGAGGTTTTCATCTTCGACTCCTTGCTGGGTTGGTCGAGCGGAATGGAACGACCGGAACGCGCCTAACGCGCCTGGTCCAGACGTTTTCGCATGGCTGCGGTGAGGCGTTGACGGGTTGTCGCGTACGCGGCCCACGGATCGGTTTTGAGGTCCGCGAGCCGTTCGTGCAGATTGGCGATCGTCCATTGATCGCCGGCCGTCGTCGCGGCGACTTCGTCCCACGACAGCGGCACGGACACGCCAAGCCCCGGCCGCGCCCGCGCCGAGAAGGCCGCCACGGTGCTCGACCCGCGGTTGTTGCGCAGATAGTCGACGAAGATCTTCCCCTTGCGGTTCTGCGCGCCCATCTTCGCGCTGAAGTGCTCGGGCAAGGTGGTCGCCATGTGCTGCGCGACGGCCTGCGAGAAGGCCTTCACGTCGTCCCAGCCGGCCTGCTTCGCGAGCGGCACCACAATGTGCAGCCCCTTGCCGCCGCTGGTCTTGCAGAACGACGTCAGACCGAGTTCGTCGAGCAGCGACCGGGTCAGTTGCGCGGCGTCGATCATGCGTTGCCAGTCGAGCTTCGCGTCGGGGTCGAGGTCGAACACCATGCGGTCCGGCTTTTCCATGTTCGATACGACGGCATTCCATGTGTGGAATTCGACCGTGCCCATTTGCGCGGCGCCGACCAGCGCGTCGAGTGCATCGACGGTGATCAGCGGCGGATGACCGGGGTCGAGGCCGGCGTGCTGCGTGACGTGGGGAATCGATAGCTTCTGGCTGTGCTTCTGGAAGAACAGCTCGCCGCCGATGCCCTCGGGCGCACGCACCAGCGACACCGGCCGGTCGCGCAGATGCGGCAGCATCCAGTCGGCGACGGATTCGTAGTAGCGCACGAGGTCGAGCTTGCGTGTGCCGGTGCTTTTGTCGATCACGCGGTCGGGATGGGAGATGCGGACGCCGGCGATTTCGGCGGCCGATGCGGGTGATCGGGTGGTGGACGGTTTGGGGGTGGGTTGCGATGCGGCGCGCTTTGATGGTGTGGTTTTTGGGGCGGTGGTTTTTGCGGCTGCGCTTTTTGCGGCTGTGCTCTTCGCGGCTGTGCTCTTCGCGGTTGTGCTCTTCGCGGTTGTGCTCTTCGCGGTTGTGCTCTTCGCGGTTGTGCTCTTTTCAGCGGCGCGCTCCGCAGCGGCGTTTTTCTTCCCCGCGCGTTTTTTCGGCGCGGTGCCGGACGCGTTTTCCATCGAGTGTTCCTGTTGCACGTCGCCTCCTTGACGGGGTGCTTCCTTGACGATCTGGCGCGCCGGTTTGTCGTTGCGCAGACTCAAGAACGACGCCTGCCGCACGATACCGTCACCGGTCCATTCCGCGAAATTGCACTCGGCGACCAGCACCGGCTTCACCCAATGCACCGGCGTGCGGCTACGCTCGCGCGGTGCGGTGGCAAACGGCATGCGCGAGGTCGCGTGCGCGTCGAGTTGCTGCTTCACCGAGCGCAGCAACGCGGCGTCGAAACCCGTGCCGACGCGCCCGGCGTAACGCAGCTTGCCGTCGCCGTCATACACGCCGAGCAGCAGCGCGCCGAACGCCGCGCGGCTGCCCGACGGCTCCGAGTAGCCGCCGATCACGAACTCCTGGCGGCGCCGGCATTTCAGCTTGATCCACGCCGACGAGCGTCCGGATTGATAGCCGCTGTCGCGCCGCTTGCCGATGATGCCTTCGAGCGCCATATCGCACGCGCTTTTCAGGAGGTCGTCGGCGCTGAAGTCGAAATCGTTGGAGAAGCGCAGCACCGTGTCGTCGACGGTCTCGAGCAGCGCGCGCAACAACGCGCGGCGCTGTTCGAGCGGCACGCCGCGCAAGTCGTAGCCGTTCAGGAACGGCAGATCGAACAGATAGATGACGATGTCCTGCGGACGATCGGCATCGAATGCGTTTTGCAGCGCCTGGAAATTCGGCACGCCGCGCTCGTCGAGCACGACCGCTTCACCATCGAGCCAGCCGCTGTGGACGCCGAGCCGTTCGAACGCACTCACCTGTTTGCTGAATTTCGCGGTCCAGTCGTTGCCGGCGCGGGTGAAGATTTTTACGGCGGGGTTGGCTTTGTTTTGAGTTTTGTTTTGAGTTCTGCTTCGCGCTTTGTCTTTGTCTTTGTCTTTGTCTTCGCCTTCATCTTTGTCTTTGCCTGCGTTTTTTTCCATCGCATCGATGCGGACCAACACGCGATACCCATCGAACTTGATTTCATACGACCACTCGCCGCCCGCCGGCGCGCTGTCGACGAGCGTCGCCAGTTGCGGCTTGAACGCGGCGGGCAGATGGGCCTCGCGCGCACCTTCGATCGACGGCGCCTGCGCCAGCTCACGCAGCGACGGCGCGCTGCGCGTCGCGACAATGTCCGGGCGTTTCGGATTTTTCGCGTTTTGCGTGTTTTGTGCGTTCTCGCCGTTCTTCGCGTTCCCCGGATCGGCGTGGGATCGCTTTGAGGCGGTGGTTCGTCGCGACGCGGTCTTGGCCTCGCTTCGTTTCTCGACGGACGACGCAGTGTCCCCCGCCAGCACGCTGCCCGGGCGCGCCGCCAGCACGTCGTAGTCGCTTTCGTCGCGCGCTTCGTCGTCGCGCTCCTTGATCAGCAACCACTGCTCCTTGTCGCCGCTGCCGCGCATATGGCTGCGCACCAGCGTCCAGCCGCCGTGCAGTTTGTCGCCGTGGAGCCGGAACTTGAGTTTGCCCGCTTCGTACGCGCGCTGCGCCTCCTTCGCACCGTCGACGGGTTCCCACGTGCCGCGATCCCACACGATCACGGTGCCCGCGCCGTAGTTGCCCGGCGGAATTTCTCCCTCGAACGAACCGTATTCGACCGGGTGATCCTCGACGTGCACCGCCAGCCGCTTCACCGATGGGTCGAGGCTCGGCCCTTTCGGCACCGCCCACGACAGCAATGCGCCGTTCAATTCCAGCCGGAAGTCGTAATGCAGGCGCCGCGCGTGGTGTTCCTGGATCACGTAGGAAAGCGAGGCATTTGTATTGCGCGACGAGGCGGATTGGCGCGCTGCCTTGCCCTTTGCCTGACCACCGCCAGCACGCGCGCCCGACGGCTCCGGCGTTTCGTCGAAACGACGCTTGCGGGTGTAGTGGGCGAGTCGGTCGGTCATGGCTTTGGGCGTTGGGCGTTGGGATCGGCGCCGGCTCAAGTGAATTTCAACAAAAGCGAGACCAGCATGCGCAGCATCGGCTATCAAGCGGCAGCGCGGCGCTTACGCGCTGCCGAGGCGGACGCCGCCGTGCTCTTGGCAGCGACCCGTTTTCGGCCGTTCGCACCGCTCGACGTGCCACCGCCGCTTTTGCCTGCCGCGCCGCCACTTCGACCACGCGACGCCCCCGCTGCGCCCGCCTTCGATGCCGTCGCCGCGCTCCGGGCCTTCTTACGTGCCGGCGCCGACGTTTCGGCCGAGGCATCGTCCTGCTCATCGTCGTCTTCGACATCCTCATCATCACCGGCACGCTTGCGGCCACTGCCCGCCGGCTTTCCCTTGCCGCGCCCCAAACTCCGCTTGAGCAGATCCGACAGATCGAGAATGTCCGCCGAGCGGCGCGCTTCGCGCGGCGTCTCGACATCGGCGATCTCCTCGGTTTTTCCCGCGCGGATCTTGCGGTCGACCAGCGCCATGATGTCGTCGCGGAACGTGTCGTGATAATTCGACGGGTCCCACGCGTCGCTCATGTCGTCGATCAGTTTTTTCGCCATGTCGAGTTCGCGCGCGGTCACGCCAGCCGCTTTCATGCCCTCGGGCGGCACCTTGAAGTCGCCGATGTCGCGCACTTCGGCGGCCCAGCGCAAGGTGTTCAGCGCCAGCATCGGTCCGAGCGGAATCAGCGCGGCCAGATGCTGCTTGTTGTGCAGCACCACGTTTGCCACGCCGATCTTGCCGCTCGCCTTCATCGCTTCGCGCAGCAATGCGTAGACTTTTTCGCCCTTGCGATCCGGCGTCAGAAAATACGGCGTGTCGAGATAAAGAAACGAGATATCGGGCGCATCGACGAAGCCGAGGATATCGACTGTCTGCGTCGATTCGGGATTCGCCGAGCGGATTTCATCGTCGGACAGCACGACGTACTTTTCCTTCTCGTACTCGAACCCCCGCACGATGTTCTCGCGCGTCACGTCCTTGCCCGTGCGTTTGTTGATCTGCTTGTAGCCGATCGGGTCGATCGTGCGTTTGTCGAGCAGATTGAAGCCGACTTTCTCGGACTGCGTCGCCGGATAAAGCTGCACCGGGACGTGGACGAGGCCGAAACTGATTGCGCCCTTCCAGATCATGTGTGCCATCGTCCGCTCCGTTGGCTGAAAGCCTGTGAGAGCTTAGGTGAAGCAGACGGCGTGCCACGGGGCGCAACGGGCCGGCGTGGACGTGGAATGGGGCCGATCGCGCGTTGAAAAACGCTGAAGACTCGGCTTAAGGACCAGGTTTGCGGACCATCGTTGGCGGCGCCGGCGCACGGAAATCCGTCAAAGAGCCTGCCGACGTCGCAACGCGGAGGCACGCGCACCGCACGGGCACCGCACGGGCAAATGCGAATCCAGCAAGTCACCCCCGCAGTAACTCTTGCGTCGGACGAGAAAAAGCTACGGCGCCACGTCTTCCACCGTTTCCAGCGCCACCGGCACTTCGGCGAAACCCCGGAAGCGCACGCGTCCACCGCGAACCGGCTCGCCGTCCAGCCGGTAGTCAGGAAATCGCCGCACAAAACGGCCGATGGCCACGCGCGCTTCCAGCCGCGCGAGCGACAGCCCCGCGCACTGGTGAATGCCGAAACCGAACGCGAGATGCCGGTTAGGCGTACGACGAATATCGAAACGATCCGGCTCCGCGAACTGCTCCGGGTCGCGATTGGCCGCGCCGATGCACAGCGTGATGGGCGTGCCGCGTGCCACGGCGACGCCGCCGATCTCGGTATCGACCGTCGCCATGCGGTTGCCCAACTGGTTCGAGCTTTCGAAACGCAGGCACTCCTCGACCGTCGACTCGATCAATTCCGGCTCGCGCAGCAACGCACTCCGTGCGTCGGGCCATTCGGTCAACGTCACGAGCCCGTTGCCGATCAGGTTCGTGGTGGTCTCGTGACCGGCGTTCAGAATGAAAATGCAGTTTTGCAGCAACTCCATTTCCGAAAGTTGCTCGCCGCCCTCACCACCTTCTTCACCCTGAATCAATCGCGTCAGGACATCGTGCTGCGGATCGCCTGGTGCATGCCGGCGACGCGCGACCAGATCGCGCAAATACGCGACGAATTCGCTCACCGCCCGGTTTCCCCGCTCGCGTTGCGCGTCGGTCAGCGACGGTTCGAGCGCGCCGAGAATCGCAAGCGACCAGTCGCGCAGCGGCGCACGCTCGTCATGCGGCACGTCCAGCAGATTGCCGATGATCTCGACCGGAATCGCCGACGCGAACTCGCCGATCAGATCGATGCGGCCGCGGCCGGCGGCGGCATCGAGCAAACCGTCGACGAGACGGACAAGCCCCGGCTCCATCGCCGCGATCGCCCGTGCCGTCAACGCACCGGCAATCAGCTTGCGCACGCGTGTATGACGCGGCGGATCGTTGAAAACCAGACTCGTGGTGTGATGCGTGTAGAGCGGCGAGTCGCCGTACTTCGGCTTGAACTCGACCGTCTTGTCGGAACTGAAGGTTTTCGGGTCGCGATAGACCGCCTGAACGTCGCGGAATCGCGTCAGGAATAGCGAACCGTCCGGCATGCGCCGGATCGGTTCATGCGTGCGCAGCGCGTGGTAGACCGGATACGGGTTCGCGTAGAACGCGGGACTCAAGTGGCGCAGATCGAAGTCGTGCGCGAGACGGGAGGAATCGTCGACGGTCGCTACGGGCATGCGTTGTCTCCATGGTGGGATGCGTCTCTTTATGTTGGACCGGGTACGTTGCGCGGCACCTCGACCTGCGAGTTACGCTTACCACTCACCAGCGGGTGCGGAAAAGTCCAGAGACGTCGTCGGTTGCGCCAGTATGAACCGGGCGCCGCGGGATTGCACGGCGGCCAGCAAGGCCAGCCCGGGCCCCGTTTGCCGACCCGCTACAATAGCGGGATTTTCCACGCGCGTTGCGTCCCGTCCTCTTCTGCGTCACTGCGTCGTCCATGAACCTCGTCATTCAAAGTCCTGCTCCCCTTTCCGCCGACCACCACAAGACGTTGATCGCGCTCGCGCGTGGTTCGCGCGCCACCCCGATCGACGAGAACGCGCTTCGCGTTGCCGACGCCAACGTCGAACAGCGCGCCGACCTCGAGGTCTATTGCAGCACCCACCGCCTGGACTACGCGTTCGTCGAACCCGGCCGTGAACTGCGCGACTTCGGTCTGGTCGCCATGGACATGGATTCGACGCTGATCACGATCGAATGCATCGACGAGATCGCCGACTTCTGCGGCCTGAAGGCCGAAGTCGCCGCGATCACCGAAGCTTCGATGCGCGGCGAAATCAAGGACTTCAACGAAAGCCTGGCACGTCGCGTCGCGTTGCTTGCCGGCCTCGACGCCAGCGCCCTCGAACGCGTCTACGAAGAACGCCTGCAACTCTCGCCGGGCGCGGAACAGATGCTGGCGGGCGTGAAGGCCGCGGGAATGAAAACGCTGCTCGTGTCGGGCGGCTTCACCTTCTTTACCGAGAAACTGAAGCAACGTCTCGGGCTCGATTTCATCCGCGCCAACACGCTCGAAATCGTCGACGGAAAATTGACCGGCAAGGTGATCGGCGAAATCGTCAACGCGGAAGTGAAGGCTCGCACGCTGCGCGAAATCTGCGCGCAACTCGGTATCAAACCGAGCCGCGCCATTGCGATGGGCGACGGCTCGAACGACCTGAAGATGATGGCCGAAGCGGGATTGTCCGTCGCATTCCGTGCGAAGCCCGTGGTACGCGAAGCGGCCAGCGTGGCGTTCAATTACGTTGGACTGGACGGGCTGCTGCGGTTGTTTTGATCGAGATCGCTGGCCGGCGTTGTCAGTCACACTGACGAATCACGCCGGCTCATCACGCCGGCCGGTCACCCTTGCCGGCCCCGCCAGTTGATCACAGCCCTGCTCATCGAGTCAGTTGGCCGATGATCAGGATCGTCATGGTGACGGTCCAGTTGAAGATCATGACCGCGCCCACCCACTTCACGGCGCGCTCGTTGTTTTCCTTGTTTGCCAGGTAGATAAACAGCCTGTTCATCGAAGCCTCCTTGAAAGCAATCAGTATAAGTGCTCCACTATCCAGGAAAACCCAAATTCAGGTATCCATGTAGGAATGCCAGGAGAATGGCGGCGAGCGTGACCGCGAAAATCGACACACGTATCGCGCCGCGAGAAAAACTGTCCGTCTGCTGATCATTCATGTCGAGCAGTCCGATCATCACCGTGACGGAACAGGCGAAGCCGAGCAGACACGAACCCGTCATGCTGACCGCCAGCATCGGCAGATTTGTGCTGCCCCGCTCCAGCGCTGTCAGGCCTTCATAGATCGCGGATGCGCACAGACCCGTCGCACACCAGAACAGTTGGCCGTTTTTCACCGATGCGGCTATCAGAACGTTCGCGGCGCGCCAATCGCGCGCGAG
The sequence above is a segment of the Paraburkholderia sp. D15 genome. Coding sequences within it:
- a CDS encoding LysR family transcriptional regulator, producing MARSRSAASTHSSPDAPRAASRERERGRDRERLDLLDVALFVRAALLANVSAAGREFGLSAAVASSRIAQLEKLLGARLLHRTTRRISLTQDGEVFMTRAETLLDAADAARAAVGCGQAAPQGRLRVSMPSSFGRQHVSPVISEFLRRHPGVSVDLRLTDQLVDLVDAGIDVAIRVGVLKDSSLVARRLAVNRRVLCASPAYLAERGTPRHPSELTEHECIILSDQRDWGFVTPTGPIDVRVRGRLVTDNGEVIRDALLDGFGIALKSTWDVAPYLRSGALVSVLDSYPLAETVAIWAVYPSRAFVPPKTLAFIDFLAAHFGDPPYWDEVE
- the serB gene encoding phosphoserine phosphatase SerB, yielding MNLVIQSPAPLSADHHKTLIALARGSRATPIDENALRVADANVEQRADLEVYCSTHRLDYAFVEPGRELRDFGLVAMDMDSTLITIECIDEIADFCGLKAEVAAITEASMRGEIKDFNESLARRVALLAGLDASALERVYEERLQLSPGAEQMLAGVKAAGMKTLLVSGGFTFFTEKLKQRLGLDFIRANTLEIVDGKLTGKVIGEIVNAEVKARTLREICAQLGIKPSRAIAMGDGSNDLKMMAEAGLSVAFRAKPVVREAASVAFNYVGLDGLLRLF
- a CDS encoding Ku protein, coding for MAHMIWKGAISFGLVHVPVQLYPATQSEKVGFNLLDKRTIDPIGYKQINKRTGKDVTRENIVRGFEYEKEKYVVLSDDEIRSANPESTQTVDILGFVDAPDISFLYLDTPYFLTPDRKGEKVYALLREAMKASGKIGVANVVLHNKQHLAALIPLGPMLALNTLRWAAEVRDIGDFKVPPEGMKAAGVTARELDMAKKLIDDMSDAWDPSNYHDTFRDDIMALVDRKIRAGKTEEIADVETPREARRSADILDLSDLLKRSLGRGKGKPAGSGRKRAGDDEDVEDDDEQDDASAETSAPARKKARSAATASKAGAAGASRGRSGGAAGKSGGGTSSGANGRKRVAAKSTAASASAARKRRAAA
- a CDS encoding cytochrome P450, giving the protein MPVATVDDSSRLAHDFDLRHLSPAFYANPYPVYHALRTHEPIRRMPDGSLFLTRFRDVQAVYRDPKTFSSDKTVEFKPKYGDSPLYTHHTTSLVFNDPPRHTRVRKLIAGALTARAIAAMEPGLVRLVDGLLDAAAGRGRIDLIGEFASAIPVEIIGNLLDVPHDERAPLRDWSLAILGALEPSLTDAQRERGNRAVSEFVAYLRDLVARRRHAPGDPQHDVLTRLIQGEEGGEGGEQLSEMELLQNCIFILNAGHETTTNLIGNGLVTLTEWPDARSALLREPELIESTVEECLRFESSNQLGNRMATVDTEIGGVAVARGTPITLCIGAANRDPEQFAEPDRFDIRRTPNRHLAFGFGIHQCAGLSLARLEARVAIGRFVRRFPDYRLDGEPVRGGRVRFRGFAEVPVALETVEDVAP
- the ligD gene encoding DNA ligase D, translated to MTDRLAHYTRKRRFDETPEPSGARAGGGQAKGKAARQSASSRNTNASLSYVIQEHHARRLHYDFRLELNGALLSWAVPKGPSLDPSVKRLAVHVEDHPVEYGSFEGEIPPGNYGAGTVIVWDRGTWEPVDGAKEAQRAYEAGKLKFRLHGDKLHGGWTLVRSHMRGSGDKEQWLLIKERDDEARDESDYDVLAARPGSVLAGDTASSVEKRSEAKTASRRTTASKRSHADPGNAKNGENAQNTQNAKNPKRPDIVATRSAPSLRELAQAPSIEGAREAHLPAAFKPQLATLVDSAPAGGEWSYEIKFDGYRVLVRIDAMEKNAGKDKDEGEDKDKDKDKARSRTQNKTQNKANPAVKIFTRAGNDWTAKFSKQVSAFERLGVHSGWLDGEAVVLDERGVPNFQALQNAFDADRPQDIVIYLFDLPFLNGYDLRGVPLEQRRALLRALLETVDDTVLRFSNDFDFSADDLLKSACDMALEGIIGKRRDSGYQSGRSSAWIKLKCRRRQEFVIGGYSEPSGSRAAFGALLLGVYDGDGKLRYAGRVGTGFDAALLRSVKQQLDAHATSRMPFATAPRERSRTPVHWVKPVLVAECNFAEWTGDGIVRQASFLSLRNDKPARQIVKEAPRQGGDVQQEHSMENASGTAPKKRAGKKNAAAERAAEKSTTAKSTTAKSTTAKSTTAKSTAAKSTAAKSAAAKTTAPKTTPSKRAASQPTPKPSTTRSPASAAEIAGVRISHPDRVIDKSTGTRKLDLVRYYESVADWMLPHLRDRPVSLVRAPEGIGGELFFQKHSQKLSIPHVTQHAGLDPGHPPLITVDALDALVGAAQMGTVEFHTWNAVVSNMEKPDRMVFDLDPDAKLDWQRMIDAAQLTRSLLDELGLTSFCKTSGGKGLHIVVPLAKQAGWDDVKAFSQAVAQHMATTLPEHFSAKMGAQNRKGKIFVDYLRNNRGSSTVAAFSARARPGLGVSVPLSWDEVAATTAGDQWTIANLHERLADLKTDPWAAYATTRQRLTAAMRKRLDQAR